The proteins below are encoded in one region of Amycolatopsis acidiphila:
- a CDS encoding hemerythrin domain-containing protein, which yields MTTTEQTDLIAVITKDHREVEQMFTELESGRGTPEHRRDLADHVITELVRHSVAEEQFMYPAARRHLDDGDELADHEIEEHAEAEQVMKQLEGVPATDPEFDRLLGELMRDIRHHIKDEEEDLLPKLQQACSPEELRDLGEKVTRAKKIAPTRPHPGAPDRPPANLILDPGAGLIDRLRDALSKHKG from the coding sequence ATGACCACCACCGAGCAGACCGACCTCATCGCCGTCATCACCAAGGACCACCGCGAGGTCGAGCAGATGTTCACCGAGCTGGAGTCCGGCCGGGGCACCCCCGAGCACCGGCGCGACCTCGCCGACCACGTCATCACCGAGCTGGTGCGCCACTCGGTCGCCGAGGAGCAGTTCATGTACCCGGCCGCCCGCCGCCACCTCGACGACGGCGACGAGCTGGCCGACCACGAGATCGAGGAGCACGCCGAAGCCGAACAGGTGATGAAGCAGCTCGAGGGCGTGCCCGCGACCGATCCGGAGTTCGACCGGTTGCTGGGCGAGCTGATGCGGGACATCCGTCACCACATCAAGGACGAGGAGGAAGACCTGCTGCCGAAGCTCCAGCAGGCCTGCAGCCCGGAGGAGCTGCGCGATCTGGGCGAGAAGGTGACGCGCGCCAAGAAGATCGCGCCGACGCGCCCGCACCCCGGGGCCCCCGACCGGCCCCCGGCCAACCTGATCCTCGACCCCGGTGCCGGCCTGATCGACCGCCTGCGGGACGCGCTGAGCAAGCACAAGGGCTAG
- a CDS encoding serine hydrolase domain-containing protein has translation MAGEPAALLANAREDRVFSAAAWSVGTADGVLDRGLLGTRAWEGPPVGEDSLWDLASVTKPIIGLAVMALADRGAIEIDARVTDYLPAWREKAGITVRQLLTHTSGLPGGTPLYREHPTREALLDAIRVGPLRTMPGTRVEYSSQGFIVLGLIAEAAGGAPLDRLVAGLVTGPAGMTATGFTPADTERAVATENCPWRGRVVRGQVHDENAVVLGGICGHAGLFGTLADLEKLGSVLTGGAAPLLKPRTHEAMTATQTEGLALRRGLAWQGLDVPGSPVGTDLGPRSYGHTGFTGTSLWVDPDAGRYFVLLTNRVHPVRTGTGIERVRREFHAAAVKLS, from the coding sequence GTGGCGGGTGAACCGGCGGCCCTGCTGGCGAACGCGCGCGAGGACAGGGTCTTCTCGGCCGCCGCCTGGTCGGTGGGCACCGCCGACGGAGTGCTCGACCGCGGCCTGCTCGGCACCCGCGCCTGGGAAGGCCCGCCCGTCGGGGAGGACTCCCTGTGGGACCTGGCCTCGGTGACCAAGCCGATCATCGGGCTCGCGGTGATGGCACTCGCCGACCGCGGCGCGATCGAGATCGACGCGCGGGTGACCGACTACCTCCCCGCGTGGCGGGAGAAGGCGGGCATCACCGTCCGGCAGCTGCTCACCCACACGTCCGGGCTCCCCGGCGGGACGCCGCTCTACCGTGAGCATCCGACCAGGGAAGCGCTCCTGGACGCGATTCGCGTCGGTCCACTGAGGACGATGCCGGGCACCCGGGTGGAGTACTCCTCGCAGGGCTTCATCGTGCTCGGCCTGATCGCCGAGGCCGCCGGGGGCGCCCCGCTCGACCGGCTCGTCGCCGGGCTCGTCACCGGGCCGGCCGGGATGACCGCCACCGGCTTCACCCCCGCCGACACCGAACGAGCGGTCGCCACCGAGAACTGCCCGTGGCGCGGCCGGGTCGTGCGCGGGCAGGTGCACGACGAGAACGCCGTGGTGCTCGGCGGGATCTGCGGGCACGCGGGGCTGTTCGGCACGCTCGCCGACCTGGAGAAGCTCGGCAGCGTGCTCACGGGCGGCGCGGCGCCGCTGCTGAAACCGCGGACCCACGAGGCGATGACGGCGACGCAGACCGAAGGCCTGGCCCTTCGGCGCGGCCTGGCCTGGCAGGGGTTGGACGTGCCCGGCTCCCCCGTCGGCACCGACCTCGGCCCGCGCTCCTACGGGCACACCGGGTTCACCGGCACCAGCCTGTGGGTCGATCCCGATGCCGGGCGCTACTTCGTGCTGCTGACCAACCGCGTGCACCCGGTCCGCACCGGCACCGGCATCGAGCGGGTACGACGCGAGTTCCACGCTGCGGCCGTCAAGCTGAGCTGA
- a CDS encoding LysR family transcriptional regulator produces MPEQLDLNLLRVFDALLQEGSVTAASERLHLSIPATSRALGRLRRAMDDPILVRAGRGLAPTPFALRTAPRVRSLLDEASALISADRQVTIAELERTFTIRINDGVAATLATAAVEATAAAAPGVTLRFVAEGSESTEALRDGSVDLDIGVGGVTAPDIRAAVLYRERLVGIVRADSSLGRHRRPTLAQLCRHPHVSASRRGRARGPLDDALAAAGLHRHVAAVVPTFAVAALLVASSRYVGLVPQRLAEQYGSTLGIRWFPVAADLPDVAVRLLWHARLDADPAQRWLRDTILEALRPGE; encoded by the coding sequence ATGCCCGAGCAGCTCGACCTCAACCTCCTGCGCGTGTTCGACGCGCTGCTCCAGGAAGGCAGCGTCACCGCGGCGTCCGAGCGGCTGCACCTGTCCATCCCGGCGACCAGCCGGGCGCTGGGCCGGCTCCGGCGGGCGATGGACGACCCGATTCTGGTGCGGGCCGGGCGCGGGCTGGCCCCGACACCGTTCGCGCTGCGGACCGCGCCGCGGGTGCGGTCGCTGCTCGACGAGGCGTCGGCACTGATCAGCGCCGACCGCCAGGTCACGATCGCCGAGCTGGAGCGCACCTTCACCATCCGCATCAACGACGGCGTGGCCGCGACCCTGGCGACGGCGGCGGTCGAAGCCACCGCCGCGGCCGCCCCGGGCGTGACGCTGCGGTTCGTCGCGGAGGGCAGCGAAAGCACCGAGGCCCTCCGCGACGGCTCGGTGGATCTCGACATCGGCGTCGGCGGCGTCACGGCTCCCGACATCCGGGCCGCTGTGCTGTACCGCGAACGACTGGTCGGGATCGTGCGCGCCGACAGCTCACTGGGCCGCCACCGCCGGCCGACCCTGGCGCAGCTGTGCCGCCATCCCCACGTCTCGGCCTCCCGCCGTGGCCGCGCGCGCGGGCCGCTCGACGACGCGCTCGCCGCCGCGGGCCTCCACCGTCACGTCGCCGCCGTCGTGCCCACCTTCGCCGTCGCCGCGCTGCTGGTCGCGTCGAGCCGTTACGTCGGACTCGTCCCGCAACGCCTGGCCGAGCAGTACGGCAGCACTCTCGGCATCCGCTGGTTTCCCGTCGCCGCGGACCTGCCGGACGTCGCGGTGCGGCTGCTCTGGCACGCCCGGCTCGATGCCGATCCGGCGCAACGCTGGCTGCGCGACACGATTCTCGAGGCGCTCCGCCCAGGTGAATGA
- a CDS encoding nucleotide disphospho-sugar-binding domain-containing protein: MKILFASAPGYGLTLPLIPLIWAARAAGHEVLLATTSEMTEVGARAGLPVYDVFPQRDVWSDLMSSITSKDGPRDDLPEEYRLAGRTGNPFGLFTVTMTEGTIAAGRAFGAELVVYTSDHAAGMLAAAALGAPALEVGNRISWSVRDVDWRSEHHVFGEDEISDLMRDKLGIGAARAKTIARIDPRAPSMGGLAAGEEQSDERDGAPWWPMRFVPYNGGSVVPEWALQRPERPRIAVTLGTVVPAMTGVSNFTVVVEALGGMDVDVVLAAGRTDLTDLGELPPNVRPVGFLPLSVFLPTCSAIVHHGGSGTTATPLFYGVPQLVLPSFADNPLSAQRVAERGVGLSHDPATVDVPTVRALVGRLLAEDSFRTAAQQVSAGMAIQPSPVSVLERAVAALG; this comes from the coding sequence GTGAAGATCCTGTTCGCCTCCGCGCCCGGGTACGGGCTCACGCTGCCGCTGATACCGCTGATCTGGGCGGCGCGGGCCGCCGGGCACGAGGTGCTGCTCGCGACCACGTCGGAGATGACCGAGGTCGGCGCGCGAGCCGGGCTGCCGGTCTACGACGTGTTCCCGCAGCGGGACGTGTGGAGCGACCTGATGTCCTCGATCACGTCGAAGGACGGCCCACGAGACGACCTGCCGGAGGAGTACCGGCTGGCAGGCCGGACCGGCAACCCGTTCGGGCTGTTCACCGTCACCATGACCGAGGGGACGATCGCGGCGGGCCGCGCGTTCGGTGCCGAGCTGGTCGTGTACACCTCCGACCACGCCGCGGGCATGCTCGCCGCCGCGGCGCTCGGTGCGCCCGCGCTGGAGGTCGGCAACCGGATCTCGTGGTCGGTGCGGGACGTGGACTGGCGCTCCGAGCACCACGTCTTCGGCGAGGACGAGATCAGCGACCTCATGCGGGACAAGCTCGGCATCGGCGCTGCCAGGGCGAAAACGATTGCGAGGATCGACCCGCGCGCACCCAGCATGGGCGGGCTCGCCGCCGGCGAGGAACAGTCCGACGAGCGCGACGGCGCGCCGTGGTGGCCGATGCGGTTCGTGCCCTACAACGGCGGCAGCGTGGTCCCGGAGTGGGCGCTGCAGCGCCCGGAGCGGCCCAGGATCGCGGTCACGCTCGGCACGGTCGTGCCGGCGATGACCGGGGTCAGCAACTTCACCGTCGTGGTCGAGGCGCTGGGCGGGATGGACGTCGACGTGGTGCTCGCCGCGGGCAGGACCGACCTGACCGATCTCGGCGAGCTGCCGCCCAACGTGCGCCCGGTCGGCTTCCTGCCGCTGTCGGTGTTCCTGCCGACCTGCTCGGCGATCGTGCACCACGGCGGATCCGGCACCACGGCGACGCCGCTGTTCTACGGGGTCCCGCAGCTCGTGCTGCCCTCCTTCGCCGACAACCCGCTCTCGGCGCAACGGGTCGCCGAGCGCGGTGTCGGCCTCTCGCACGACCCGGCCACCGTCGATGTCCCCACGGTCCGGGCCCTGGTCGGGCGGCTGCTTGCCGAGGACTCGTTCCGCACCGCTGCGCAGCAGGTCAGCGCCGGGATGGCCATCCAGCCGAGCCCGGTCAGCGTCCTGGAACGCGCGGTCGCCGCACTGGGCTGA
- a CDS encoding ArsR/SmtB family transcription factor — protein MVVVEDELSLVFSALADPTRRAILARLALGEATVNQLAEPFDMTQQAVSKHLKVLEQARLISRTRAAQSRPCVLETVRLDAAAEWIERHRRVWADRHDRLAEHLAALRPRDDEEKAE, from the coding sequence ATGGTGGTTGTCGAAGACGAGTTGAGCCTGGTGTTCTCGGCACTGGCCGATCCCACCCGGCGCGCGATCCTGGCGCGGCTGGCCCTCGGCGAGGCGACGGTGAACCAGCTCGCGGAGCCGTTCGACATGACGCAGCAAGCGGTGTCGAAGCATCTGAAGGTGCTGGAGCAGGCGCGGCTGATTTCGCGCACGCGTGCGGCGCAGTCGCGACCGTGCGTGCTGGAGACGGTGCGCCTGGACGCGGCGGCGGAGTGGATCGAGCGTCATCGCCGGGTCTGGGCCGATCGGCACGACCGCCTGGCAGAGCACTTGGCCGCGCTGCGGCCCCGGGACGACGAGGAGAAGGCGGAATGA
- a CDS encoding amidohydrolase family protein — protein MKRTVFRGGVVFDPASRSAGPADVVVEDGRVADVGTGLDGDEEVDCTGRGVLPGLIDCHVHLTMTGSDLFESAQQPFSLQFYEGALNMAKTLAAGITTVRDAAGADLGMRVAQERGLIPGPRMQISLNMLSQTGGHGDPWWPSTCVVDLLPPHPGRPPVIVDGPEEIRRKIRELVRAGADVIKVATGGGVVSSGAGPKIPHFRDDEIAMMVAEASAAGLHVMAHAHGDGAKAAVRNGVRSIEHGHFLDDETLAMMAERGTWLVPRSARESACARRSKPEPATRAHRREDQERTDDSVRRAVEAGVRIAMGTDAPLYPHGENLLELELLVEQGLTPADALHAATLSAAELMGLESSLGSLTPGKRADLVIVDGDPLDVRDLGKRVLAVYQDGRAVHVADREEAAPNRTLYTLLSTGEVARVPARQAGSGQGPRLLPDVSPYDIEFRHMESDCAKLGRMERAVNGPEGPKQARNTDARGAVGKALEVLTALSRPGGPHRLADLAKQCELPKPTAHRMLQTMAEAGFAVGAGSGQYDVGPRLLGLSAAVLSGSHATRFTRPVLAELQRRTGHTVHYAVRHDDHAVYVEKVEPEQAYRMNSHVGGEVPLHCTGVGRAMLARLPEAEVAAILAGPLAARTPRTLTDPAKIRRELAKLDKQGYLVDDEQNEPHVRCVAAPVLDGLGQVAGAISVSGLTFTLSLENTKVLGPLVAEAANRVSASLVDGAPAMRLVTGGG, from the coding sequence ATGAAGCGCACCGTCTTCCGTGGCGGCGTCGTGTTCGACCCGGCGTCCCGGTCCGCCGGTCCCGCCGACGTGGTGGTCGAAGACGGCCGGGTCGCCGACGTCGGCACCGGCCTCGACGGCGACGAGGAGGTCGACTGCACCGGCCGCGGCGTGCTGCCCGGGCTGATCGACTGCCACGTGCACCTGACCATGACCGGGTCGGACCTGTTCGAGAGCGCGCAGCAGCCGTTTTCGCTGCAGTTCTACGAAGGTGCCCTGAACATGGCGAAAACCCTCGCCGCCGGCATCACGACGGTCCGCGACGCGGCGGGTGCGGACCTCGGCATGCGGGTCGCGCAGGAACGCGGGCTCATCCCGGGGCCGCGCATGCAGATCTCGCTGAACATGCTGAGTCAGACCGGGGGCCACGGCGACCCGTGGTGGCCCTCGACCTGTGTGGTGGACCTGCTGCCACCGCATCCCGGCCGCCCGCCGGTGATCGTCGACGGCCCGGAGGAGATCCGCCGCAAGATCCGGGAGCTCGTGCGGGCCGGCGCCGACGTCATCAAGGTCGCCACCGGCGGTGGCGTCGTCTCCAGCGGTGCCGGGCCGAAGATCCCGCACTTCCGGGATGACGAGATCGCGATGATGGTCGCCGAGGCGTCGGCGGCGGGACTGCACGTGATGGCGCACGCACACGGCGACGGCGCGAAAGCGGCCGTGCGCAACGGAGTCCGCTCGATCGAGCACGGTCATTTCCTGGACGACGAGACGCTGGCGATGATGGCCGAGCGCGGCACCTGGCTGGTGCCGCGCTCAGCGCGGGAGTCGGCCTGCGCCAGGCGGTCGAAGCCGGAGCCGGCTACCCGGGCACATCGTCGAGAAGATCAGGAACGCACCGACGACAGCGTGCGGCGGGCCGTCGAGGCCGGGGTCCGGATCGCGATGGGCACCGACGCGCCGCTCTACCCGCACGGGGAGAACCTCCTGGAGCTGGAGCTCCTCGTCGAGCAGGGCCTGACCCCCGCCGACGCCCTGCACGCCGCCACCCTGTCGGCCGCCGAGCTGATGGGCCTGGAGAGCAGCCTGGGTTCGCTGACCCCGGGCAAACGCGCGGACCTCGTCATCGTCGACGGCGACCCGCTCGACGTGCGGGACCTGGGAAAGCGGGTCCTCGCCGTCTACCAGGACGGCCGAGCCGTGCACGTGGCCGACCGCGAGGAGGCGGCACCGAATAGGACGTTATACACCCTGCTGTCGACCGGTGAGGTCGCCCGCGTCCCGGCGCGACAGGCGGGATCTGGCCAAGGCCCTCGGCTCCTTCCTGACGTTTCGCCATATGACATAGAGTTCCGCCACATGGAATCTGATTGCGCTAAGCTAGGCCGCATGGAAAGGGCTGTCAACGGTCCGGAGGGACCGAAACAGGCGCGTAACACCGACGCCCGCGGCGCGGTCGGCAAGGCGCTCGAGGTGCTCACAGCCCTGTCGCGGCCCGGGGGCCCGCATCGGCTCGCGGATCTCGCGAAGCAGTGCGAGCTGCCGAAACCCACCGCGCACCGGATGCTGCAGACCATGGCGGAGGCGGGTTTCGCGGTCGGCGCCGGGAGCGGCCAGTACGACGTGGGCCCGCGGCTGCTGGGCCTGTCGGCCGCCGTGCTGTCCGGCAGCCACGCCACCCGCTTCACCCGACCCGTGCTCGCGGAGCTGCAGCGGCGGACCGGGCACACCGTGCACTACGCCGTCCGCCACGACGACCACGCGGTCTACGTCGAGAAGGTCGAGCCCGAGCAGGCGTACCGGATGAACTCCCACGTCGGCGGCGAGGTGCCGTTGCACTGCACCGGCGTCGGCCGCGCGATGCTCGCCCGGCTGCCCGAGGCCGAGGTCGCCGCGATCCTCGCCGGCCCGCTGGCGGCCCGGACGCCGCGCACGCTCACCGATCCCGCGAAGATCCGCCGGGAACTGGCCAAACTGGACAAGCAGGGCTATCTCGTGGACGACGAGCAGAACGAGCCGCACGTGCGCTGTGTCGCCGCTCCCGTGCTGGACGGGCTCGGCCAGGTCGCCGGTGCGATCAGCGTGTCCGGGCTGACGTTCACCCTCAGCCTGGAGAACACCAAGGTGCTCGGCCCGCTGGTCGCCGAGGCGGCGAATCGGGTCTCCGCCTCGCTCGTCGACGGTGCCCCGGCGATGCGGCTGGTGACAGGTGGCGGGTGA
- a CDS encoding peptide MFS transporter — translation MRSSAASCLAIPAGAGALFASMIFIAIGTGLLKPTISSSVGDLYAKDDPRRDSGFSIYYMGISVGAVLAPLVVGTVGQKYDYHLGFGIAAVGMVLGLVVYVRTQRHLSPLSGKLKNPLRLSEVPRSRLIAVLAGIAVLIAVVAVTVGTGLLDGGGIVNAISVLAIALPIGYFTVMLHSKRTTAAERARVRGYIPMFVAAVAFWCIQEQGATVNAQYADESTDLNAFGFTMPASWFQSVGSLVLIILTPLFAVIWLRLDRSPRSPSTAHKFAAGLAIAGLSYLMLVAPALHPGQTNPLWLAGSLAVVTVGEMCLSPIGLSATARLAPAAFATQTMGLWLSSNAAGQGIGAQLVKFYNADSAAGYFGALGGGAVVIALILFTFAPLIRRQADRDKSTVDTGLEAAIGGRR, via the coding sequence GTGCGCAGCTCGGCGGCGTCCTGCCTGGCGATCCCGGCCGGTGCCGGCGCGCTGTTCGCGTCGATGATCTTCATTGCCATCGGCACGGGCCTGCTCAAGCCCACGATCTCGTCGTCGGTGGGCGACCTCTACGCCAAGGACGACCCGCGGCGCGACTCCGGGTTCAGCATCTACTACATGGGCATCAGCGTCGGCGCGGTGCTCGCACCGCTCGTCGTCGGCACCGTGGGGCAGAAGTACGACTACCACCTGGGGTTCGGCATCGCCGCGGTCGGCATGGTGCTCGGCCTCGTCGTCTACGTCCGCACCCAGCGCCACCTCAGCCCGCTCAGCGGCAAGCTCAAGAACCCGTTGCGGTTGAGCGAAGTTCCGCGGTCGCGGCTGATCGCGGTCCTCGCCGGCATCGCCGTTCTCATCGCGGTCGTCGCGGTGACCGTCGGCACGGGGCTCCTCGACGGGGGCGGGATCGTGAACGCCATCAGCGTGCTCGCGATCGCGCTGCCCATCGGCTACTTCACCGTCATGCTGCACAGCAAGCGCACGACCGCGGCCGAACGCGCCAGGGTCCGTGGCTACATCCCGATGTTCGTCGCCGCCGTCGCGTTCTGGTGCATCCAGGAACAGGGCGCGACGGTCAACGCGCAGTACGCGGACGAGAGCACCGACCTCAACGCCTTCGGGTTCACCATGCCGGCCTCCTGGTTCCAGTCGGTCGGGTCGCTGGTGCTGATCATCCTGACCCCGTTGTTCGCGGTCATCTGGCTGCGGCTCGACCGCTCGCCCCGCTCGCCTTCGACGGCCCACAAGTTCGCGGCCGGGCTGGCGATCGCGGGGCTGTCGTACCTGATGCTCGTGGCGCCGGCGCTGCATCCGGGCCAGACCAACCCGCTCTGGCTGGCCGGCAGCCTCGCGGTGGTCACCGTCGGCGAGATGTGCCTGTCCCCCATCGGGCTGTCCGCGACGGCGCGGCTGGCGCCCGCCGCGTTCGCCACCCAGACGATGGGGCTGTGGCTGTCCTCCAACGCCGCGGGACAGGGAATCGGCGCCCAGCTGGTGAAGTTCTACAACGCGGACTCGGCAGCAGGCTACTTCGGCGCGCTCGGCGGGGGTGCCGTCGTCATCGCCCTGATCCTGTTCACCTTCGCCCCGCTCATCCGCAGGCAGGCCGATCGAGACAAGTCCACTGTGGACACGGGGCTGGAAGCCGCGATCGGAGGTCGGCGATGA
- a CDS encoding NAD(P)-dependent malic enzyme, whose protein sequence is MAQHSRGKIETAVRVGLDNPDDLSRHYTPGVAEQAQRVAEDPAALRRETVKANSVAIVSDGSALLGLGDQGPAAALPVMEGKAALLKRFADVDAWPICPLSRDPEDLIRTVRDLATSFGAINLEDIAAPRCFEIERRLRDELDVPVFHDDQHGIAIVVLGALHGALRLTERKPANTTVVISGAGAAGSAIARLLLEAGYRDDGIVVCDSSGVLHPDRDLDGEKRWLAEHANTGRRSGELRDALEGADVFVGVSVGGILDGADLARMADRAIVFALANPEPEVDPRAAAEHAEVVATGRSDHPNQINNVLAFPGVFRGLLDSGAPTVTTGIQLAAAEALAGVAAGQLSAERIVPGVFDEELVPAMALRGRRGRLTRGRGRRDHVRLAERGRRPAGGR, encoded by the coding sequence ATGGCGCAGCACAGTCGGGGCAAGATCGAGACCGCGGTCCGGGTCGGTCTGGACAATCCGGACGACCTGTCACGGCATTACACGCCAGGCGTGGCGGAGCAGGCCCAGCGCGTGGCAGAGGATCCCGCCGCACTGCGCCGCGAGACGGTGAAGGCGAACTCGGTGGCCATCGTGTCCGATGGTTCGGCGCTGCTCGGGCTGGGCGACCAGGGGCCTGCCGCGGCCCTGCCGGTGATGGAGGGCAAGGCGGCTCTGCTCAAGCGGTTCGCCGACGTCGACGCGTGGCCGATCTGCCCGCTCAGCCGCGACCCGGAGGATCTCATCCGGACGGTGCGCGACCTCGCCACCTCGTTCGGCGCGATCAACCTGGAGGACATCGCCGCGCCGCGCTGCTTCGAGATCGAACGACGGCTGCGGGACGAGCTGGACGTGCCGGTCTTCCACGACGACCAGCACGGCATCGCGATCGTGGTGCTCGGCGCCCTGCACGGTGCGCTACGGCTCACCGAACGCAAGCCGGCGAACACCACCGTGGTGATCTCCGGCGCCGGTGCCGCGGGCAGCGCCATCGCCCGCCTGCTGCTCGAAGCCGGATACCGGGACGACGGGATCGTGGTGTGCGACAGCTCCGGCGTGCTGCATCCGGATCGCGATCTCGACGGCGAGAAGCGGTGGCTGGCCGAGCACGCGAACACCGGGCGCCGCAGCGGTGAGCTGCGCGACGCGCTCGAGGGCGCCGACGTGTTCGTCGGGGTCAGCGTGGGCGGCATCCTCGACGGCGCCGACCTCGCGCGGATGGCGGACCGGGCGATCGTGTTCGCACTGGCCAATCCCGAGCCCGAAGTCGATCCGCGCGCCGCGGCCGAGCACGCGGAGGTCGTCGCGACGGGCCGCAGCGACCATCCCAACCAGATCAACAACGTGCTCGCGTTCCCCGGCGTGTTCCGTGGCCTGCTCGACTCCGGGGCCCCCACCGTCACGACCGGGATCCAGCTGGCGGCCGCGGAGGCGCTCGCCGGTGTCGCCGCGGGGCAGCTGTCCGCGGAGCGGATCGTGCCCGGCGTCTTCGACGAAGAACTGGTGCCCGCCATGGCCCTCCGCGGTCGCCGGGGCCGGTTGACCCGCGGCCGAGGTCGCCGCGACCACGTGCGACTGGCCGAGCGCGGCAGAAGGCCGGCCGGCGGCCGCTGA
- a CDS encoding acyl-CoA dehydrogenase family protein: MDLADSEPDGRELVRRAVALRPMLRAQQDAAEARGHYGEDVHDALVAAGLYRILTPKRYGGLELDLSTYARVVIEISRGDPSTGWCYSLGHNHNLTTASHWPVRAQEEVFTHPAGYFRASHSVAGAVEAVPADDGYRLTGSSPYQSGVPYATYGTVNAIVKDSAGPDGAPEIISAIVPRTEFEVLDDWGGERTLGLRGSGSNTIVLEDVFVPGHLTCRFDWMEHDYDTPSAGNSLHGNPMYLGPVACFFHLALVTPIIGAARAALDEYEDIISTRPMLFPPFGPRRDDPHHQADLGMAMTMTDAAEAIVLRACDEYLEHCTELVERGVPFTMEKDVRLYGIVQRAGELASEAVELLYRSAGSSAAKAGHPMQRYFRDVAMYRGHISAQYQWTAAKLAQVHFGLRKNPY; encoded by the coding sequence GTGGACCTTGCGGACAGCGAGCCGGACGGGCGGGAGCTGGTGCGGCGGGCGGTCGCGCTGCGGCCGATGTTGCGTGCGCAGCAGGACGCGGCGGAGGCGCGCGGGCACTACGGCGAGGACGTGCACGACGCCCTGGTCGCCGCCGGCCTGTACCGGATCCTGACCCCGAAGCGCTACGGCGGCCTGGAACTGGACCTGTCCACCTACGCCCGGGTGGTCATCGAGATCTCGCGCGGTGACCCGTCGACCGGCTGGTGCTACAGCCTCGGCCACAACCACAACCTGACCACCGCCTCGCACTGGCCGGTCCGGGCGCAGGAGGAGGTGTTCACCCATCCCGCCGGATACTTCCGTGCCTCGCACAGTGTCGCGGGCGCCGTCGAGGCCGTCCCCGCCGACGACGGGTACCGGCTCACCGGGTCCTCGCCGTACCAGTCCGGGGTTCCCTACGCCACCTACGGCACGGTCAACGCCATCGTCAAGGACAGCGCCGGCCCGGACGGCGCACCCGAGATCATCTCGGCCATCGTGCCGCGCACGGAGTTCGAGGTGCTCGACGACTGGGGCGGCGAGCGCACCCTGGGCCTGCGCGGCAGCGGCTCGAACACGATCGTGCTCGAGGACGTGTTCGTGCCCGGGCACCTGACCTGCCGGTTCGACTGGATGGAGCACGACTACGACACCCCGTCCGCCGGCAACTCCCTGCACGGCAACCCGATGTACCTCGGCCCCGTCGCGTGTTTCTTCCACCTCGCGCTGGTCACCCCGATCATCGGGGCGGCCAGGGCGGCGCTGGACGAGTACGAGGACATCATCAGCACCCGGCCCATGCTGTTCCCGCCCTTCGGTCCCCGCCGGGACGACCCGCACCACCAGGCGGACCTGGGGATGGCCATGACGATGACCGACGCCGCCGAGGCCATCGTGCTGCGGGCCTGCGACGAGTACCTGGAGCACTGCACCGAACTTGTCGAGCGCGGAGTCCCCTTCACCATGGAGAAGGACGTGCGCCTGTACGGGATCGTCCAGCGGGCCGGCGAGCTCGCGAGCGAGGCCGTCGAGCTGCTGTACCGCTCCGCGGGCTCGTCGGCCGCCAAGGCCGGCCATCCGATGCAACGCTACTTCCGCGACGTCGCCATGTACCGCGGGCACATCTCCGCGCAGTACCAGTGGACGGCGGCGAAACTGGCCCAGGTCCACTTCGGGCTGCGCAAGAACCCCTACTGA
- a CDS encoding SRPBCC family protein translates to MTDTGELTYRRVHAASPELLFDCMTDPEHLAHFWGPAGMTTPVENIVVDLRPGGVFETTMVNDADGSTHTMRAVYGEIRRPSLLEWVEADVQGGMRTRVTFTDLGDGRTEVVTHQTNVPEAYRSAQARAGFATSLDRFEHYLSTLDSKRR, encoded by the coding sequence ATGACCGACACGGGCGAGCTGACCTACCGGCGGGTGCACGCCGCATCGCCGGAACTGCTGTTCGACTGCATGACCGACCCGGAGCACCTCGCGCACTTCTGGGGGCCGGCCGGGATGACCACGCCGGTCGAGAACATCGTCGTGGACCTGCGCCCCGGCGGAGTGTTCGAGACCACGATGGTCAACGACGCCGACGGCAGCACGCACACGATGCGCGCGGTGTACGGCGAGATCCGCCGCCCGTCGCTGCTGGAGTGGGTCGAAGCCGACGTCCAGGGCGGCATGCGCACGAGGGTCACGTTCACCGACCTCGGCGACGGCCGCACCGAGGTCGTCACCCACCAGACCAACGTGCCGGAGGCCTACCGCAGCGCCCAGGCGCGGGCCGGCTTCGCCACCAGCCTGGACCGGTTCGAGCACTATCTGTCCACGTTGGACAGCAAACGACGGTAG